In the genome of Cynocephalus volans isolate mCynVol1 chromosome 15, mCynVol1.pri, whole genome shotgun sequence, one region contains:
- the ZHX1 gene encoding zinc fingers and homeoboxes protein 1 gives MASRRKSTTPCMVLASEQDPDLELISDLDEGPPVLTPIENTRAESMSSDEEVHESVDSDNQQNKKVEGGYECKYCTFQTPDLNMFTFHVDSEHPNVVLNSSYVCVECNFLTKRYDALSEHNLKYHPGEENFKLTMVKRNNQTIFEQTINDLTFDGSFVKEENAEQAESTEVSSSGIPISKTPIMKMMKNKVENKRITVHHNSAEDVPEEKENEIKPDHEEIVENPNSSASESNTSTSIVNRIHPNTASTVVTPAAVLPGLAQVITAVSAQQNSNLIPKVLIPVNSIPTYNAALDNNPLLLNTYNKFPYPTMSEITVLSAQAKYTEEQIKIWFSAQRLKHGVSWTPEEVEEARRKQFNGTVHTVPQTITVIPTHISTGSNGLPSILQTCQIVGQPGLVLTQVAGANTLPVTTPIALTVAGVPNQTNVQKSQVPAAQPIAETKPATAAVSTSQNVKHETALVSPDSFGIRAKKTKEQLAELKVSYLKNQFPHDSEIIRLMKITGLTKGEIKKWFSDTRYNQRNSKSNQCLHLNNDSSTTIIIDSSDETTESPTVVSSQHKQSWNPFPDFTPQKFKEKTAEQLRVLQASFLNSSILTDEELNRLRAQTKLTRREIDAWFTEKKKSKALKEEKVEIDENNAGSSKDEAGETSPRDESGAPKSGNTGKICKKTPEQLHMLKSAFVRTQWPSPEEYDKLAKESGLARTDIVSWFGDTRYAWKNGNLKWYYYYQSANSSSMNGLSSLRKRGRGRPKGRGRGRPRGRPRGSKRMNSWDRGPSLIKFKTGTAILKDYYLKHKFLNEQDLDELVNRSHMGYEQVREWFAERQRRSELGIELFEENEEEEDEVIDDQEEDEEETDDSDTWEPPRHVKRKLSKSDD, from the coding sequence ATGGCAAGCAGGCGAAAATCAACAACACCTTGCATGGTCCTTGCCAGTGAACAGGATCCAGACCTTGAGTTGATATCAGATTTGGATGAAGGTCCTCCTGTCCTTACACCTATAGAAAACACCAGAGCAGAGAGTATGTCAAGTGATGAAGAAGTTCATGAATCTGTGGATTCTGACAATCAGCAAAATAAGAAAGTTGAAGGTGGCTATGAATGTAAATATTGTACTTTTCAAACTCCAGATCTAAATATGTTTACTTTTCATGTGGATTCAGAGCATCCCAATGTCGTGCTAAATTCATCGTATGTTTGTGTCGAATGCAATTTTCTTACCAAAAGGTATGATGCACTTTCTGAGCATAATCTGAAGTATCACCCAGGAGAAGAGAATTTTAAGTTGACTATGGTGAAACGTAATAACCAGACAATCTTTGAACAAACAATAAATGATCTGACTTTTGATGGTAGTTTTGTTAAAGAGGAGAATGCAGAGCAAGCAGAATCTACAGAAGTTTCTTCTTCAGGAATACCTATCAGTAAAACTCCTATcatgaaaatgatgaaaaataaagtggAGAACAAACGGATTACAGTTCATCATAACTCAGCTGAGGATGTTCCTGAAGAGAAAGAGAACGAAATCAAACCAGATCATGAAGAAATTGTAGAAAATCCAAATTCTTCAGCTTCTGAATCTAATACAAGTACTTCCATTGTAAACAGAATACATCCAAATACTGCCAGCACGGTAGTGACCCCAGCAGCAGTTCTTCCTGGATTAGCACAGGTGATAACTGCTGTATCAGCTCAGCAGAATTCTAACTTGATTCCCAAAGTCTTAATTCCTGTTAATAGCATTCCTACCTACAATGCTGCATTAGATAACAACCCCCTTTTACTTAACACCTACAACAAATTTCCTTATCCAACGATGTCAGAGATTACAGTTCTCTCTGCTCAAGCGAAATACACAGAGGAACAGATAAAGATATGGTTTTCAGCTCAACGTCTAAAACATGGTGTTAGTTGGACTCCTGAGGAAGTAGAAGAGGcaagaagaaaacaattcaatggaACAGTTCATACTGTACCTCAGACTATAACTGTTATTCCTACACACATTTCCACAGGTAGTAATGGTTTACCATCTATTTTACAGACGTGCCAAATAGTTGGTCAGCCTGGTCTGGTACTTACTCAAGTAGCTGGAGCAAACACCTTGCCGGTAACAACACCCATAGCCTTGACAGTGGCAGGGGTTCCAAATCAAACAAATGTACAGAAAAGTCAGGTACCTGCTGCTCAGCCTATTGCAGAAACTAAGCCAGCAACAGCGGCAGTTTCAACTTCTCAAAATGTCAAACATGAAACTGCATTGGTAAGCCCTGATTCATTTGGCATTCGGGCTAAAAAGACTAAGGAGCAACTGGCAGAATTAAAAGTTAGCTACCTTAAAAATCAGTTCCCCCATGACTCAGAAATTATCAGACTTATGAAAATAACAGGCCTGACAAAAGGAGAGATTAAAAAATGGTTTAGTGACACAAGGTACAACCAGAGAAATTCAAAGAGTAATCAGTGCTTACATCTCAACAATGATTCCTCCACCACCATTATTATAGACTCCAGCGATGAAACCACAGAATCCCCAACTGTTGTTTCTTCACAGCATAAGCAATCCTGGAACCCTTTTCCTGACTTTACTCCCCAAAAGTTTAAAGAGAAAACTGCAGAGCAGCTTCGTGTCCTTCAGGCAAGTTTTCTCAACAGCTCCATacttacagatgaagaattaAATAGGTTAAGAGCACAAACCAAACTTACCAGAAGAGAAATCGATGCTTGGTTTacagagaagaagaaatcaaaagctttaaaggaagagaaagtggAAATAGATGAAAATAATGCTGGTAGTTCCAAAGACGAAGCTGGAGAAACTTCTCCCAGAGACGAATCTGGTGCACCTAAGTCAGGGAATACAGGCAAGATATGTAAAAAAACACCTGAACAGTTGCACATGCTTAAGAGTGCATTTGTCCGAACACAGTGGCCATCACCAGAAGAGTATGACAAGTTGGCCAAAGAAAGTGGGCTTGCTAGAACAGATATAGTTAGTTGGTTTGGGGACACACGTTATGCTTGGAAGAATGGAAACTTGAAATGGTACTACTACTACCAAAGTGCCAATTCTAGTAGTATGAATGGTCTGTCTTCCCTTcggaaaagagggagagggagacccAAAGGACGGGGAAGAGGAAGACCACGTGGGCGGCCTAGAGGAAGCAAAAGAATGAACAGCTGGGACAGGGGACCATCactcataaaatttaaaactggaaCTGCAATACTTAAGGATTATTACCTGAAGCACAAATTTCTTAATGAGCAAGACCTTGATGAACTTGTTAACAGATCACACATGGGCTATGAGCAGGTCAGAGAGTGGTTtgcagaaagacagagaagatCAGAATTAGGTATAGAGTTATTTGAGGAaaatgaggaggaagaagatgaaGTTATTGATGACCAGGAAGAGGATGAAGAAGAGACAGATGATAGTGACACTTGGGAACCCCCACGACATGTGAAGCGGAAGCTTTCTAAATCAGATGACTGA